The following proteins are encoded in a genomic region of Drosophila willistoni isolate 14030-0811.24 chromosome 3R, UCI_dwil_1.1, whole genome shotgun sequence:
- the LOC6651702 gene encoding uncharacterized protein ZK1073.1 isoform X3 — MSKPSTPRHGGAASPAPAEKISKYNISTEKCGDLTVIVQGDLSQQEKRAVFITVHDLGCNHNSFQEFVSSPSMTEIKERSCFIHVDVPGHADNADALADNFPFPSLQALGEDLVTVLDYLHVKYVIGLGEGAGANVLARFGLAHPSRALGLILINATGSAASVLQSFKNKFISWKTDEVAQSAESFLMYHKFGHVMEQIVGENPDKEKIVAEYQKRLHRSLNSKNVGLYVKAFMNRKDLTLKGCKVDVILITGMLSPYASMVEKLHRDVEKERVTILKIERAGDVLADAPGKVAQSILLFCKGQGLLTSVVMPGVDRGRAFSTASSGSFESANGSRRLSRGISMEDYDKPNIRRLSIMNSELLPKKE; from the exons ATGTCGAAGCCAAGCACACCAAGACACGGTGGGGCTGCCTCACCAGCGCCAGCCGAGAAGATTAGC AAATATAATATCAGCACCGAAAAATGCGGCGATTTGACCGTAATTGTACAG GGCGATCTATCGCAGCAGGAGAAACGTGCCGTATTTATAACCGTTCATGATTTGGGCTGCAATC ATAACTCCTTTCAGGAATTTGTAAGCAGCCCATCCATGACGGAAATTAAGGAGCGCTCATGTTTCATACACGTCGATGTGCCCGGTCATGCTGATAATGCCGATGCCTTGGCCGAcaattttccatttccatctTTGCAAGCTTTGGGTGAGGATTTAGTCACCGTTTTGGACTATCTGCATGTGAAGTATGTGATTGGATTGGGCGAGGGGGCGGGAGCCAATGTATTGGCCCGCTTTGGCCTGGCCCATCCAAGTCGGGCATTGGGCCTGATTCTAATCAATGCCACGGGCAGTGCAGCCAGTGTTTTACAGTCATTCAAGAACAAG TTCATTAGCTGGAAAACTGATGAGGTGGCCCAATCAGCTGAAAGCTTTCTAATGTATCACAAATTTGGGCAT GTTATGGAG CAAATTGTCGGTGAGAATCCCGATAAGGAAAAAATTGTGGCTGAATATCAGAAGCGTTTGCATCGTTCGCTCAATAGCAAGAATGTTGGGCTCTATGTCAAGGCATTTATGAA TCGCAAGGATCTAACTCTAAAGGGTTGCAAAGTGGACGTCATTTTGATTACTGGCATGCTAAGTCCCTATGCCTCAATGGTTGAGAAACTGCATCGAGATGTGGAGAAGGAGCGTGTCACCATATTGAAAATTGAACGTGCTGGAGACGTTTTGGCAGATGCT CCTGGTAAAGTGGCGCAATCGATCTTGTTATTCTGCAAAGGACAAGGTCTACTTACCTCGGTGGTAATGCCAGGAGTAGATCGTGGACGAGCCTTCTCCACCGCCAGTTCGGGATCCTTTGAGAGCGCCAATGGTTCGCGACGTTTGTCGCGAGGAATTTCTATGGAAGATTACGATAAGCCCAACATAAGGCGACTCAGCATTATGAACAGTGAGTTGTTGCCCAAGAAGGAGTAA
- the LOC6651702 gene encoding uncharacterized protein ZK1073.1 isoform X6 — protein sequence MSMAAEKRASFARRAESLVERKYNISTEKCGDLTVIVQGDLSQQEKRAVFITVHDLGCNHNSFQEFVSSPSMTEIKERSCFIHVDVPGHADNADALADNFPFPSLQALGEDLVTVLDYLHVKYVIGLGEGAGANVLARFGLAHPSRALGLILINATGSAASVLQSFKNKFISWKTDEVAQSAESFLMYHKFGHQIVGENPDKEKIVAEYQKRLHRSLNSKNVGLYVKAFMNRKDLTLKGCKVDVILITGMLSPYASMVEKLHRDVEKERVTILKIERAGDVLADAPGKVAQSILLFCKGQGLLTSVVMPGVDRGRAFSTASSGSFESANGSRRLSRGISMEDYDKPNIRRLSIMNSELLPKKE from the exons ATGTCGATGGCCGCGGAGAAACGAGCCTCCTTTGCTCGCCGTGCCGAGAGTCTGGTGGAGAGG AAATATAATATCAGCACCGAAAAATGCGGCGATTTGACCGTAATTGTACAG GGCGATCTATCGCAGCAGGAGAAACGTGCCGTATTTATAACCGTTCATGATTTGGGCTGCAATC ATAACTCCTTTCAGGAATTTGTAAGCAGCCCATCCATGACGGAAATTAAGGAGCGCTCATGTTTCATACACGTCGATGTGCCCGGTCATGCTGATAATGCCGATGCCTTGGCCGAcaattttccatttccatctTTGCAAGCTTTGGGTGAGGATTTAGTCACCGTTTTGGACTATCTGCATGTGAAGTATGTGATTGGATTGGGCGAGGGGGCGGGAGCCAATGTATTGGCCCGCTTTGGCCTGGCCCATCCAAGTCGGGCATTGGGCCTGATTCTAATCAATGCCACGGGCAGTGCAGCCAGTGTTTTACAGTCATTCAAGAACAAG TTCATTAGCTGGAAAACTGATGAGGTGGCCCAATCAGCTGAAAGCTTTCTAATGTATCACAAATTTGGGCAT CAAATTGTCGGTGAGAATCCCGATAAGGAAAAAATTGTGGCTGAATATCAGAAGCGTTTGCATCGTTCGCTCAATAGCAAGAATGTTGGGCTCTATGTCAAGGCATTTATGAA TCGCAAGGATCTAACTCTAAAGGGTTGCAAAGTGGACGTCATTTTGATTACTGGCATGCTAAGTCCCTATGCCTCAATGGTTGAGAAACTGCATCGAGATGTGGAGAAGGAGCGTGTCACCATATTGAAAATTGAACGTGCTGGAGACGTTTTGGCAGATGCT CCTGGTAAAGTGGCGCAATCGATCTTGTTATTCTGCAAAGGACAAGGTCTACTTACCTCGGTGGTAATGCCAGGAGTAGATCGTGGACGAGCCTTCTCCACCGCCAGTTCGGGATCCTTTGAGAGCGCCAATGGTTCGCGACGTTTGTCGCGAGGAATTTCTATGGAAGATTACGATAAGCCCAACATAAGGCGACTCAGCATTATGAACAGTGAGTTGTTGCCCAAGAAGGAGTAA
- the LOC6651705 gene encoding mitogen-activated protein kinase HOG1, with protein sequence MNRFYQVKLDGATWNLRDRYQKLQFIGSGSYGQVAKASVGQSNSQVAIKKISQAFDSKDYAKLAFRELSVLMHVSHPNLISLLDVFLSPNKTDIYLVTHLMEADLHKVIHTQNLTEEHIQSFLSQIVNGLAYLHARGIVHRDLKPSNIAINGNCDLRILDFGLARAASSEMTGYVVTRWYRAPEVIFSWREYDQAVDVWSVGCILAELITSQVLFRGKNTFNQLTVIFNLVGTPSAALINKISNSITSTCLSEEPHRDGQDFNVVFRNASPLAIDLLKRMLQLDPEERISSLEALKHPYLKDYSTPTEEDFHPIYDQSFETSNLSLEDWRRIIIEKIDQFPPLNIESNIKGK encoded by the coding sequence atgaacaGATTTTACCAAGTTAAATTGGACGGTGCCACATGGAACCTCAGAGATAGATATCAGAAACTTCAATTTATAGGATCCGGATCATATGGCCAAGTTGCGAAGGCTTCTGTGGGACAAAGCAATTCTCAAGTGGCCATTAAAAAGATATCCCAAGCATTCGATTCCAAAGACTACGCGAAGTTAGCGTTTCGCGAACTTTCCGTGTTAATGCACGTGAGTCATCCGAATTTGATAAGCCTATTGGATGTATTCCTTTCTCCCAACAAGACCGATATTTATCTGGTGACCCATTTAATGGAGGCTGATCTGCATAAagtcatacacacacaaaatctCACAGAGGAACATATTCAGTCATTCTTGAGCCAGATAGTCAATGGACTGGCTTACCTTCACGCCCGTGGCATAGTTCATCGAGATCTGAAACCATCCAATATTGCCATCAATGGAAATTGTGACTTGAGAATTCTGGATTTTGGCTTGGCACGAGCCGCAAGCTCAGAAATGACTGGCTATGTGGTAACACGTTGGTACCGTGCTCCAGAAGTAATATTCTCATGGCGCGAATACGATCAAGCAGTAGATGTATGGTCAGTGGGATGCATCCTAGCGGAATTGATTACCAGCCAAGTTCTATTTCGGGGCAAAAATACATTCAATCAATTGACGGTAATTTTCAATCTGGTGGGCACTCCATCAGCTGctctaataaacaaaatatcaaatagCATCACAAGTACATGTCTATCAGAAGAACCTCATCGTGATGGACAAGACTTCAACGTTGTGTTTAGAAATGCTAGCCCATTGGCGATTGATTTGCTGAAGAGGATGCTGCAGCTTGATCCCGAGGAGCGTATTAGTTCCTTAGAGGCATTAAAGCATCCTTATCTTAAGGACTATTCCACACCCACGGAGGAGGACTTTCATCCGATTTATGATCAAAGTTTCGAAACTTCAAACCTCTCCTTAGAGGACTGGAGAAGAATCATTATAGAAAAGATCGACCAATTTCCACCTCTTAATATTGAATCAAATATTAAGGGAAAATAA
- the LOC6651702 gene encoding uncharacterized protein ZK1073.1 isoform X1 — MSMAAEKRASFARRAESLVERVRIMNTIYEKYNISTEKCGDLTVIVQGDLSQQEKRAVFITVHDLGCNHNSFQEFVSSPSMTEIKERSCFIHVDVPGHADNADALADNFPFPSLQALGEDLVTVLDYLHVKYVIGLGEGAGANVLARFGLAHPSRALGLILINATGSAASVLQSFKNKFISWKTDEVAQSAESFLMYHKFGHVMEQIVGENPDKEKIVAEYQKRLHRSLNSKNVGLYVKAFMNRKDLTLKGCKVDVILITGMLSPYASMVEKLHRDVEKERVTILKIERAGDVLADAPGKVAQSILLFCKGQGLLTSVVMPGVDRGRAFSTASSGSFESANGSRRLSRGISMEDYDKPNIRRLSIMNSELLPKKE, encoded by the exons ATGTCGATGGCCGCGGAGAAACGAGCCTCCTTTGCTCGCCGTGCCGAGAGTCTGGTGGAGAGGGTGAGAATTATGAATACCATCTATGAG AAATATAATATCAGCACCGAAAAATGCGGCGATTTGACCGTAATTGTACAG GGCGATCTATCGCAGCAGGAGAAACGTGCCGTATTTATAACCGTTCATGATTTGGGCTGCAATC ATAACTCCTTTCAGGAATTTGTAAGCAGCCCATCCATGACGGAAATTAAGGAGCGCTCATGTTTCATACACGTCGATGTGCCCGGTCATGCTGATAATGCCGATGCCTTGGCCGAcaattttccatttccatctTTGCAAGCTTTGGGTGAGGATTTAGTCACCGTTTTGGACTATCTGCATGTGAAGTATGTGATTGGATTGGGCGAGGGGGCGGGAGCCAATGTATTGGCCCGCTTTGGCCTGGCCCATCCAAGTCGGGCATTGGGCCTGATTCTAATCAATGCCACGGGCAGTGCAGCCAGTGTTTTACAGTCATTCAAGAACAAG TTCATTAGCTGGAAAACTGATGAGGTGGCCCAATCAGCTGAAAGCTTTCTAATGTATCACAAATTTGGGCAT GTTATGGAG CAAATTGTCGGTGAGAATCCCGATAAGGAAAAAATTGTGGCTGAATATCAGAAGCGTTTGCATCGTTCGCTCAATAGCAAGAATGTTGGGCTCTATGTCAAGGCATTTATGAA TCGCAAGGATCTAACTCTAAAGGGTTGCAAAGTGGACGTCATTTTGATTACTGGCATGCTAAGTCCCTATGCCTCAATGGTTGAGAAACTGCATCGAGATGTGGAGAAGGAGCGTGTCACCATATTGAAAATTGAACGTGCTGGAGACGTTTTGGCAGATGCT CCTGGTAAAGTGGCGCAATCGATCTTGTTATTCTGCAAAGGACAAGGTCTACTTACCTCGGTGGTAATGCCAGGAGTAGATCGTGGACGAGCCTTCTCCACCGCCAGTTCGGGATCCTTTGAGAGCGCCAATGGTTCGCGACGTTTGTCGCGAGGAATTTCTATGGAAGATTACGATAAGCCCAACATAAGGCGACTCAGCATTATGAACAGTGAGTTGTTGCCCAAGAAGGAGTAA
- the LOC6651702 gene encoding uncharacterized protein ZK1073.1 isoform X4: protein MSMAAEKRASFARRAESLVERKYNISTEKCGDLTVIVQGDLSQQEKRAVFITVHDLGCNHNSFQEFVSSPSMTEIKERSCFIHVDVPGHADNADALADNFPFPSLQALGEDLVTVLDYLHVKYVIGLGEGAGANVLARFGLAHPSRALGLILINATGSAASVLQSFKNKFISWKTDEVAQSAESFLMYHKFGHVMEQIVGENPDKEKIVAEYQKRLHRSLNSKNVGLYVKAFMNRKDLTLKGCKVDVILITGMLSPYASMVEKLHRDVEKERVTILKIERAGDVLADAPGKVAQSILLFCKGQGLLTSVVMPGVDRGRAFSTASSGSFESANGSRRLSRGISMEDYDKPNIRRLSIMNSELLPKKE from the exons ATGTCGATGGCCGCGGAGAAACGAGCCTCCTTTGCTCGCCGTGCCGAGAGTCTGGTGGAGAGG AAATATAATATCAGCACCGAAAAATGCGGCGATTTGACCGTAATTGTACAG GGCGATCTATCGCAGCAGGAGAAACGTGCCGTATTTATAACCGTTCATGATTTGGGCTGCAATC ATAACTCCTTTCAGGAATTTGTAAGCAGCCCATCCATGACGGAAATTAAGGAGCGCTCATGTTTCATACACGTCGATGTGCCCGGTCATGCTGATAATGCCGATGCCTTGGCCGAcaattttccatttccatctTTGCAAGCTTTGGGTGAGGATTTAGTCACCGTTTTGGACTATCTGCATGTGAAGTATGTGATTGGATTGGGCGAGGGGGCGGGAGCCAATGTATTGGCCCGCTTTGGCCTGGCCCATCCAAGTCGGGCATTGGGCCTGATTCTAATCAATGCCACGGGCAGTGCAGCCAGTGTTTTACAGTCATTCAAGAACAAG TTCATTAGCTGGAAAACTGATGAGGTGGCCCAATCAGCTGAAAGCTTTCTAATGTATCACAAATTTGGGCAT GTTATGGAG CAAATTGTCGGTGAGAATCCCGATAAGGAAAAAATTGTGGCTGAATATCAGAAGCGTTTGCATCGTTCGCTCAATAGCAAGAATGTTGGGCTCTATGTCAAGGCATTTATGAA TCGCAAGGATCTAACTCTAAAGGGTTGCAAAGTGGACGTCATTTTGATTACTGGCATGCTAAGTCCCTATGCCTCAATGGTTGAGAAACTGCATCGAGATGTGGAGAAGGAGCGTGTCACCATATTGAAAATTGAACGTGCTGGAGACGTTTTGGCAGATGCT CCTGGTAAAGTGGCGCAATCGATCTTGTTATTCTGCAAAGGACAAGGTCTACTTACCTCGGTGGTAATGCCAGGAGTAGATCGTGGACGAGCCTTCTCCACCGCCAGTTCGGGATCCTTTGAGAGCGCCAATGGTTCGCGACGTTTGTCGCGAGGAATTTCTATGGAAGATTACGATAAGCCCAACATAAGGCGACTCAGCATTATGAACAGTGAGTTGTTGCCCAAGAAGGAGTAA
- the LOC6651702 gene encoding uncharacterized protein ZK1073.1 isoform X2 yields MSMAAEKRASFARRAESLVERVRIMNTIYEKYNISTEKCGDLTVIVQGDLSQQEKRAVFITVHDLGCNHNSFQEFVSSPSMTEIKERSCFIHVDVPGHADNADALADNFPFPSLQALGEDLVTVLDYLHVKYVIGLGEGAGANVLARFGLAHPSRALGLILINATGSAASVLQSFKNKFISWKTDEVAQSAESFLMYHKFGHQIVGENPDKEKIVAEYQKRLHRSLNSKNVGLYVKAFMNRKDLTLKGCKVDVILITGMLSPYASMVEKLHRDVEKERVTILKIERAGDVLADAPGKVAQSILLFCKGQGLLTSVVMPGVDRGRAFSTASSGSFESANGSRRLSRGISMEDYDKPNIRRLSIMNSELLPKKE; encoded by the exons ATGTCGATGGCCGCGGAGAAACGAGCCTCCTTTGCTCGCCGTGCCGAGAGTCTGGTGGAGAGGGTGAGAATTATGAATACCATCTATGAG AAATATAATATCAGCACCGAAAAATGCGGCGATTTGACCGTAATTGTACAG GGCGATCTATCGCAGCAGGAGAAACGTGCCGTATTTATAACCGTTCATGATTTGGGCTGCAATC ATAACTCCTTTCAGGAATTTGTAAGCAGCCCATCCATGACGGAAATTAAGGAGCGCTCATGTTTCATACACGTCGATGTGCCCGGTCATGCTGATAATGCCGATGCCTTGGCCGAcaattttccatttccatctTTGCAAGCTTTGGGTGAGGATTTAGTCACCGTTTTGGACTATCTGCATGTGAAGTATGTGATTGGATTGGGCGAGGGGGCGGGAGCCAATGTATTGGCCCGCTTTGGCCTGGCCCATCCAAGTCGGGCATTGGGCCTGATTCTAATCAATGCCACGGGCAGTGCAGCCAGTGTTTTACAGTCATTCAAGAACAAG TTCATTAGCTGGAAAACTGATGAGGTGGCCCAATCAGCTGAAAGCTTTCTAATGTATCACAAATTTGGGCAT CAAATTGTCGGTGAGAATCCCGATAAGGAAAAAATTGTGGCTGAATATCAGAAGCGTTTGCATCGTTCGCTCAATAGCAAGAATGTTGGGCTCTATGTCAAGGCATTTATGAA TCGCAAGGATCTAACTCTAAAGGGTTGCAAAGTGGACGTCATTTTGATTACTGGCATGCTAAGTCCCTATGCCTCAATGGTTGAGAAACTGCATCGAGATGTGGAGAAGGAGCGTGTCACCATATTGAAAATTGAACGTGCTGGAGACGTTTTGGCAGATGCT CCTGGTAAAGTGGCGCAATCGATCTTGTTATTCTGCAAAGGACAAGGTCTACTTACCTCGGTGGTAATGCCAGGAGTAGATCGTGGACGAGCCTTCTCCACCGCCAGTTCGGGATCCTTTGAGAGCGCCAATGGTTCGCGACGTTTGTCGCGAGGAATTTCTATGGAAGATTACGATAAGCCCAACATAAGGCGACTCAGCATTATGAACAGTGAGTTGTTGCCCAAGAAGGAGTAA
- the LOC6651702 gene encoding uncharacterized protein ZK1073.1 isoform X5 has protein sequence MSKPSTPRHGGAASPAPAEKISKYNISTEKCGDLTVIVQGDLSQQEKRAVFITVHDLGCNHNSFQEFVSSPSMTEIKERSCFIHVDVPGHADNADALADNFPFPSLQALGEDLVTVLDYLHVKYVIGLGEGAGANVLARFGLAHPSRALGLILINATGSAASVLQSFKNKFISWKTDEVAQSAESFLMYHKFGHQIVGENPDKEKIVAEYQKRLHRSLNSKNVGLYVKAFMNRKDLTLKGCKVDVILITGMLSPYASMVEKLHRDVEKERVTILKIERAGDVLADAPGKVAQSILLFCKGQGLLTSVVMPGVDRGRAFSTASSGSFESANGSRRLSRGISMEDYDKPNIRRLSIMNSELLPKKE, from the exons ATGTCGAAGCCAAGCACACCAAGACACGGTGGGGCTGCCTCACCAGCGCCAGCCGAGAAGATTAGC AAATATAATATCAGCACCGAAAAATGCGGCGATTTGACCGTAATTGTACAG GGCGATCTATCGCAGCAGGAGAAACGTGCCGTATTTATAACCGTTCATGATTTGGGCTGCAATC ATAACTCCTTTCAGGAATTTGTAAGCAGCCCATCCATGACGGAAATTAAGGAGCGCTCATGTTTCATACACGTCGATGTGCCCGGTCATGCTGATAATGCCGATGCCTTGGCCGAcaattttccatttccatctTTGCAAGCTTTGGGTGAGGATTTAGTCACCGTTTTGGACTATCTGCATGTGAAGTATGTGATTGGATTGGGCGAGGGGGCGGGAGCCAATGTATTGGCCCGCTTTGGCCTGGCCCATCCAAGTCGGGCATTGGGCCTGATTCTAATCAATGCCACGGGCAGTGCAGCCAGTGTTTTACAGTCATTCAAGAACAAG TTCATTAGCTGGAAAACTGATGAGGTGGCCCAATCAGCTGAAAGCTTTCTAATGTATCACAAATTTGGGCAT CAAATTGTCGGTGAGAATCCCGATAAGGAAAAAATTGTGGCTGAATATCAGAAGCGTTTGCATCGTTCGCTCAATAGCAAGAATGTTGGGCTCTATGTCAAGGCATTTATGAA TCGCAAGGATCTAACTCTAAAGGGTTGCAAAGTGGACGTCATTTTGATTACTGGCATGCTAAGTCCCTATGCCTCAATGGTTGAGAAACTGCATCGAGATGTGGAGAAGGAGCGTGTCACCATATTGAAAATTGAACGTGCTGGAGACGTTTTGGCAGATGCT CCTGGTAAAGTGGCGCAATCGATCTTGTTATTCTGCAAAGGACAAGGTCTACTTACCTCGGTGGTAATGCCAGGAGTAGATCGTGGACGAGCCTTCTCCACCGCCAGTTCGGGATCCTTTGAGAGCGCCAATGGTTCGCGACGTTTGTCGCGAGGAATTTCTATGGAAGATTACGATAAGCCCAACATAAGGCGACTCAGCATTATGAACAGTGAGTTGTTGCCCAAGAAGGAGTAA
- the LOC6651704 gene encoding exocyst complex component 4, whose translation MDPPPPTKPPRGVKYGKDESAGCGFLVNVIKSLGFSETNEERQKEKLKIEQEFKRSDLRLNELVSRHDQQLTQVLPLFSQVAIEITASRERIHAVKENLGACKRLLQCRKDELKKMWTDAVQHKYVLEMLEQIQELRKVPQRVVSYTAKRQYLHASKALTDALNTLNGPLQGVEGLADLRTDLQTRRQQLYHRLHEELVTQVYKNSANEALFAFQRSNSSRLNSSFTRGIGVRRSTDRIEANARVRKALAEMAQGFDLENAEIIEDADLIDPELSMSYFIAIIVECFGMLHKVPDSLESLRVQIQTELLNVVRHTTQQLSAVVAVEGSANAAANGSSNPLLMLLEIIFKQFKAIAKTHSLVLKNYLAVGQKYAVVGPQPYDLTDFWAQAQSVLQLLLTDYLDIQNAASDEGNSTGFAEPTSNINSYFLRRKVASTKRSMFKFDKSSHIASSGGKEHRRNASDVSIDDNLGSQLDGSGKGSTSGILPHERKQHREKLLICTPDQNVITKVYLPLMGYIQEIENFMKCKPGQPCSLHDFVDNYIKETFLSKGHNRNLQLTIESLSKNQDAWRTIISPEEMRALNLNRPLLQSTVMVERRLVETKNLIQDLPCYSEELLKMVCALLKEYRENCQAAYRGIVQPDSEDKRIYSVAWLKDEDISRFLKSLPNWTDLKISSQRTRQTRKLQRGSFEPSEEESPFQVQQRNIREAEMLTSNLGEGGITQREILDDIGVLKELAILQESMEWFSARVSEFANELRRPLVNGLNAISAECTANIAIKDGTIKVMTNLALEFDELANTCLLVLHLEVRVQCFHYLRSKSSARNNSYVGSKDDILEPDRQVQVLTKRLSEMDEAFSATLHPRKTRYVFEGLAHLASRILIQASNYLEHIDQITVQRMCRNSIALQQTLSNITASREVALDQAKHFYELLCMEPDEILNALLERGTQFSEMQLLNALQLSCRACGITDANLLASYQQKLSDILGAKPSKGIVV comes from the exons ATGGACCCACCGCCGCCAACTAAGCCTCCCCGCGGAGTCAAGTATGGCAAGGATGAG TCAGCAGGCTGTGGCTTCCTGGTCAACGTTATCAAGTCTCTGGGCTTTAGTGAGACCAACGAGGAACGTCAGAAGGAGAAGCTAAAAATCGAACAAGAATTCAAACGTTCGGACCTGCGACTCAATGAATTGGTGTCTCGACATGATCAACAATTGACGCAGGTTCTGCCTCTCTTTAGTCAGGTGGCCATTGAGATCACAGCCAGTCGTGAGCGGATACATGCGGTTAAAGAAAATCTGGGTGCCTGCAAGAGATTGCTTCAGTGCCGAAAAGATGAACTGAAGAAGATGTGGACAGATGCAGTGCAGCACAAATATGTGCTGGAGATGCTCGAACAAAT CCAGGAATTGCGAAAAGTGCCTCAACGCGTAGTCAGCTACACAGCTAAGCGACAGTATTTGCATGCAAGCAAGGCTCTCACCGATGCCCTGAACACACTCAATGGACCACTGCAAGGCGTTGAGGGGTTGGCCGATTTACGAACGGATTTGCAAACACGTCGTCAACAGCTCTATCATCGTCTGCACGAAGAGCTGGTGACCCaagtatacaaaaattcaGCAAACGAAGCCCTATTCGCCTTTCAACGCTCCAATTCCAGCCGTTTGAATTCTAGTTTCACCCGGGGAATAGGAGTGCGACGTTCAACAGATCGTATTGAAGCTAATGCCAGGGTACGCAAGGCTCTGGCCGAAATGGCCCAGGGCTTTGATCTGGAAAACGCTGAGATAATTGAAGATGCAGATCTAATAGATCCCGAACTGAGCATGAGTTACTTTATCGCCATTATTGTGGAATGTTTTGGCATGCTGCACAAAGTGCCCGATTCTCTGGAATCGCTGCGTGTACAAATCCAAACAGAACTTTTGAATGTGGTGCGTCATACCACGCAACAGTTGTCGGCAGTTGTTGCAGTCGAAGGATCAGCCAACGCTGCTGCAAATGGCAGCTCCAATCCTTTGCTAATGCTGCTAGAGATTATATTTAAGCAATTCAAGGCAATCGCCAAGACGCATTCACTGGTCTTGAAGAACTACTTGGCCGTCGGCCAAAAGTATGCAGTTGTAGGACCACAACCCTATGATTTGACAGACTTTTGGGCCCAGGCCCAATCTGTG TTGCAGCTTTTGTTGACCGACTATTTAGACATACAAAATGCAGCATCGGATGAGGGCAATTCAACTGGATTTGCTGAGCCAACTAGCAACATTAATTCTTATTTCCTAAGGCGAAAAGTTGCAAG CACCAAAAGATCAATGTTCAAATTCGACAAATCGTCACATATAGCCAGCTCAGGTGGCAAAGAACATAGACGCAATGCATCGGATGTTTCCATAGATGATAACTTGGGCTCTCAGCTGGATGGCAGCGGGAAGGGATCGACCAGTGGCATTTTACCACACGAAAGAAAACAACACCGGGAGAAACTATTGATATGCACACCCGATCAAAATGTAATAACCAAAGTTTACTTGCCACTTATGGGCTACATACAGGAAATTGAGAATTTTATGAAATGCAAGCCGGG GCAACCCTGTAGCCTGCATGATTTTGTGGATAACTATATTAAGGAGACATTCCTGTCCAAAGGACACAATCGGAATCTGCAATTGACCATTGAGTCCTTGTCAAAGAATCAAGACGCCTGGCGCACGATTATAAGCCCGGAGGAGATGAGAGCTCTCAATTTGAATAGACCCTTGTTGCAGTCAACTGTGATGGTGGAGCGTCGCCTGGTCGAGACGAAAAATTTGATACAAGACTTGCCCTGTTATTCCGAAGAGTTGCTTAAGATGGTATGTGCCCTGCTAAAGGAGTATCGAGAGAATTGTCAGGCGGCTTACCGAGGCATTGTGCAGCCAGATTCCGAAGATAAGCGTATCTACAGTGTAGCCTGGCTAAAGGATGAGGACATTAGTCGTTTCCTTAA ATCGCTGCCTAACTGGACTGATCTGAAGATCTCTAGCCAGCGAACTCGGCAAACTCGAAAGCTTCAACGCGGTAGCTTTGAGCCTTCCGAGGAAGAGAGTCCATTTCAGGTGCAACAGCGTAATATACGCGAAGCGGAAATGCTCACCAGCAACTTGGGCGAAGGAGGCATTACTCAACGAGAGATTCTGGACGACATTGGGGTGCTTAAAGAGCTGGCAATACTACAGGAGAGCATGGAATGGTTTTCCGCCCGTGTCTCCGAGTTTGCCAATGAGCTGCGACGTCCGCTTGTGAATGGCCTTAACGCCATATCCGCAGAGTGCACTGCCAACATTGCCATCAAAGATGGCACCATTAAGGTTATGACAAACCTGGCCTTGGAATTCGATGAACTGGCCAATACCTGTCTCCTTGTTTTGCACCTGGAGGTTCGTGTACAGTGCTTCCATTATTTGCGTTCCAAGTCGAGTGCAAGGAATAATAGTTACGTGGGCTCGAAGGATGACATTCTAGAGCCAGATCGTCAGGTTCAGGTGCTGACCAAGCGTTTATCCGAAATGGATGAAGCGTTTAGTGCGACTCTGCATCCGCGCAAGACAAGG TACGTCTTTGAGGGACTAGCTCATCTTGCTTCTCGGATTCTCATACAGGCATCCAATTACCTGGAACACATTGATCAAATCACTGTGCAACGTATGTGCAGAAATTCGATTGCCTTGCAACAGACCCTAAGCAACATAACCGCCTCCAGAGAGGTGGCTTTGGATCAAGCCAAGCACTTTTACGAATTACTATGCATGGAGCCTGAT GAAATACTTAATGCATTGTTGGAGCGTGGAACACAATTCTCAGAGATGCAGTTGCTCAACGCTCTCCAATTGTCGTGCAGGGCTTGCGGCATTACCGATGCCAATTTACTGGCTTCCTATCAGCAAAAGCTTTCGGATATTTTGGGTGCTAAGCCATCCAAGGGTATTGTTGTATAA